The bacterium genome contains a region encoding:
- a CDS encoding dTDP-4-dehydrorhamnose 3,5-epimerase family protein, translating into MKDELESSKGFLPGAKRDKQSITSDWHLLQELIDGVKIREVRNVLTKNGGILTEVFRSDWGLQENHVDQVFQRSLEPNGISGWHMHGFTTDRLFVNWGLLKIVLYDARSNSTTFGLINEFCFGSVLPALLIVPPGVWHGVQNLRNETSALLNLVDKAYQYEDPDHWRLPIDTDKIPYRFELG; encoded by the coding sequence ATGAAAGACGAACTGGAAAGCTCAAAAGGATTTCTGCCCGGCGCAAAAAGAGATAAGCAAAGCATTACTTCTGATTGGCATCTGCTTCAAGAGTTAATTGACGGAGTCAAGATCAGAGAAGTGAGAAACGTCTTAACGAAGAACGGAGGAATACTTACCGAAGTTTTTCGCAGTGATTGGGGTCTTCAGGAAAACCATGTTGACCAGGTCTTTCAACGGAGCCTCGAACCGAATGGAATTAGCGGATGGCATATGCATGGTTTTACGACCGATCGTCTTTTTGTGAATTGGGGATTATTGAAAATTGTTCTTTACGATGCGCGTTCGAACTCAACCACATTCGGACTCATTAACGAATTTTGTTTCGGATCGGTCCTTCCTGCCCTCCTGATTGTTCCTCCGGGTGTCTGGCATGGGGTGCAAAACTTGCGAAACGAAACCAGCGCGCTTCTGAATCTGGTAGACAAAGCGTATCAATATGAAGATCCGGATCACTGGCGCCTGCCAATCGATACAGATAAAATCCCGTATCGATTCGAACTCGGGTAG
- a CDS encoding sterol desaturase family protein — translation MNEFLASLHLDKGTASFIAISLAFVALERLRPWRKEQALFRKGFLTDLAHITFNGYFFRRLFYSGASVYVAVRFANTMEALGIWDTLKSAVMKGQPLWIQFPVLFLSQDFMKYCVHNILHRVPFLWQFHKVHHSVQIMDWIGNMRYHWLEVVVYNSLLFIPLSFLGFNPKLFYFIALFEITIGHFNHSNIDFDIKWLGYVVNNPRFHIWHHAADDPKAINKNFGIMLSLWDWIFGTAYMPEGRVPQVLGFQGIERYPSRFLTQQFFPFSMISRVFRRTSIEAKAEG, via the coding sequence ATGAACGAGTTTCTTGCTTCACTGCATCTCGATAAAGGAACGGCGTCGTTCATTGCTATCTCATTAGCTTTTGTGGCTCTGGAACGTCTTCGCCCATGGCGCAAGGAGCAGGCGCTATTTCGCAAAGGATTCCTTACCGATCTGGCCCACATCACTTTCAATGGGTATTTTTTCCGCCGGCTATTTTATTCTGGAGCATCCGTATATGTGGCCGTGCGTTTTGCAAATACCATGGAGGCTTTGGGGATCTGGGACACTCTGAAAAGCGCCGTTATGAAAGGACAGCCTTTGTGGATTCAATTTCCGGTTCTCTTCCTTTCTCAGGATTTCATGAAATATTGTGTTCATAATATCTTGCACCGCGTTCCCTTTCTCTGGCAATTTCACAAGGTGCATCACAGCGTTCAGATCATGGATTGGATCGGAAACATGCGTTACCACTGGCTGGAGGTAGTCGTTTACAACTCGCTGCTATTTATTCCTCTCAGCTTTCTTGGATTCAATCCCAAACTGTTTTATTTTATTGCGCTTTTTGAGATCACGATCGGGCATTTCAATCATTCGAATATCGATTTTGATATCAAATGGCTTGGCTACGTGGTAAATAATCCACGGTTTCATATCTGGCACCATGCTGCGGATGACCCAAAGGCAATCAACAAAAACTTTGGAATCATGCTCAGCTTGTGGGACTGGATTTTTGGAACTGCTTATATGCCCGAAGGCCGCGTTCCCCAGGTTCTCGGGTTCCAGGGCATCGAGCGATATCCTTCCCGATTTCTGACACAGCAATTTTTTCCTTTCAGCATGATCTCCCGTGTTTTCCGGCGAACCAGCATCGAAGCCAAAGCCGAGGGTTAG
- the nadB gene encoding L-aspartate oxidase, protein MKTDSCDYIVVGSGIAGLRGALELAQKGSVKVFCKGDPWQSNTRFAQGGIAAAMQEGDTVEFHYQDTIHAGDGLCYEPAVRVLVEEGPIRINELVAWGARFDQQGGRFIFGREGAHSHNRILHAGDATGKEIVRALLNWAQQTPGIQISCDRPALDLILQEGRCVGIYALDERSGERTAAMARSVLLTTGGAGQIFSHTTNPPVATGDGIALAHRAGADMMDLEFYQFHPTAFHRQSAPRFLLTEALRGEGAVLKNVEGKAFMNQYHPLRDLAPRDIVSRAIVSELKKTNSSWVYLDATSIGRQKLRDRFPNIHEFLQNYELDLSVDLIPVSPSAHYWMGGVRTNLNCETSIPGLFAAGEVACNGVHGANRLASNSLLEGLVFGARAAKSMEGHLPGSLPLDREDARADLLPLIKGEAKSGLSELRSLIQKLSWEHFGLLRDETGIRAGLNALQEIPSFTPRNLEELELLNLLDCSKLMGSFALQRQESRGSHFRLDFPSSNRQLDGHHTVLRKGKLELTKILEE, encoded by the coding sequence ATGAAGACCGATTCCTGCGATTACATTGTGGTAGGTTCCGGGATAGCCGGATTACGCGGCGCGCTGGAGCTTGCTCAGAAGGGTTCCGTGAAAGTTTTTTGCAAAGGGGATCCCTGGCAAAGCAACACCCGTTTCGCGCAAGGTGGCATTGCAGCGGCCATGCAAGAAGGAGACACGGTTGAGTTCCACTATCAGGATACGATCCACGCAGGGGATGGGCTTTGTTATGAGCCGGCCGTCCGGGTTCTTGTAGAAGAAGGTCCCATTAGAATTAATGAATTAGTAGCCTGGGGTGCGCGTTTTGACCAGCAGGGAGGGCGCTTTATTTTCGGACGCGAAGGAGCGCATTCGCACAACCGGATTCTGCACGCAGGTGACGCCACCGGAAAAGAAATTGTCCGCGCTCTTCTGAACTGGGCGCAGCAAACTCCGGGCATTCAGATCAGTTGCGACCGCCCTGCGCTGGACCTCATCCTTCAGGAGGGCCGCTGCGTAGGAATTTACGCGCTCGATGAAAGGAGCGGCGAGCGAACGGCCGCGATGGCACGATCCGTTTTGTTGACAACCGGCGGCGCCGGGCAGATCTTCAGTCACACGACAAATCCTCCTGTTGCCACCGGCGATGGCATTGCTCTTGCTCACCGGGCCGGAGCAGACATGATGGACCTTGAGTTTTACCAGTTCCATCCAACTGCGTTCCACCGGCAATCCGCGCCGCGCTTTCTCTTGACCGAAGCTTTGCGCGGCGAAGGTGCAGTGCTCAAGAACGTTGAGGGGAAGGCGTTCATGAACCAGTATCATCCTCTGCGAGATTTAGCCCCCCGAGATATTGTCAGCCGCGCAATCGTTAGCGAGCTGAAAAAGACAAACAGTTCCTGGGTGTATCTGGATGCGACCTCGATCGGTCGCCAGAAATTGAGAGATCGTTTTCCCAATATCCACGAGTTCTTGCAAAACTATGAACTGGATCTTTCAGTGGATCTGATTCCTGTGAGTCCCAGCGCGCATTACTGGATGGGAGGCGTGCGCACCAATTTGAATTGTGAAACTTCCATACCGGGTCTCTTTGCAGCCGGCGAAGTTGCCTGCAATGGAGTGCATGGCGCGAATCGCCTCGCAAGCAATTCCCTGCTGGAAGGACTCGTCTTCGGCGCCCGCGCCGCAAAATCCATGGAGGGGCATCTACCTGGTTCCCTCCCCCTTGACCGGGAAGATGCGCGTGCAGATCTCCTCCCCCTTATAAAGGGGGAGGCAAAGAGTGGGTTGTCCGAACTTCGTTCCCTGATCCAAAAACTCAGCTGGGAACACTTCGGCCTTCTAAGGGACGAGACGGGAATTCGCGCCGGCCTGAATGCTTTGCAGGAAATACCATCCTTCACCCCGCGCAACCTCGAAGAACTCGAATTGCTAAATTTGCTGGATTGCTCTAAATTAATGGGTTCCTTTGCCCTGCAGCGCCAGGAAAGCCGCGGCTCCCATTTCCGTCTGGATTTTCCTTCTTCCAATCGACAGCTGGATGGCCATCATACGGTGCTTCGCAAAGGCAAATTGGAACTTACTAAGATATTAGAAGAGTGA
- a CDS encoding glycosyltransferase family 2 protein: MILNDADPAFPLISVVISTYNRSNVLKWAIESVSHQSYKNWELWIIGDACTDDTETMVSSFSDQRIHFHNLPQNVGEQSGPNNEGCKRSTGEYIAFLNHDDLWFPDHLEKSWETMRSTGSDLVFSLVDRIDARGKRQLNGIFRNKTYHPGLLVPASSWLFKRVLFEEIGPWRYYKEIYNIPSQDWLFRVWKSGKKIEMAPYLTVIAITGKQPGSYSERKEKDHKTVFEQLRNDPNLRENELLKLLFSQHDALIHSIDYLSGASFSKLLKALLYKIERVAQRLLKIDPSSYRRRMKLQRKGEFIDRLRRIKGLPKKA; encoded by the coding sequence GTGATTCTGAACGATGCCGATCCCGCGTTTCCCTTGATTTCTGTCGTCATTTCAACTTATAACAGAAGCAATGTTCTGAAATGGGCAATCGAGAGCGTCTCGCATCAATCTTATAAGAATTGGGAGCTCTGGATTATTGGGGATGCTTGCACAGACGATACGGAAACGATGGTTTCCTCTTTCTCTGATCAAAGAATCCATTTTCATAATCTGCCTCAAAATGTTGGGGAGCAATCCGGACCGAATAACGAAGGATGCAAACGTTCTACAGGAGAATACATCGCATTCTTGAATCATGATGATCTCTGGTTTCCGGATCATCTGGAAAAATCATGGGAAACAATGCGGTCGACTGGCTCCGACCTGGTCTTTTCGCTTGTCGACAGAATTGATGCCCGGGGAAAAAGACAACTCAATGGAATATTTCGCAACAAGACATATCATCCGGGACTCTTAGTTCCGGCATCCAGCTGGCTATTCAAACGCGTGTTGTTTGAAGAAATTGGCCCATGGCGCTATTACAAGGAAATCTACAATATTCCTTCACAGGACTGGCTGTTTCGTGTTTGGAAAAGCGGAAAAAAGATTGAAATGGCGCCTTATCTGACTGTGATTGCGATCACCGGCAAACAGCCCGGCAGCTATTCTGAACGAAAAGAAAAAGACCATAAAACAGTATTCGAGCAGCTTCGAAACGATCCCAACCTTCGGGAAAATGAGCTGCTGAAGCTGCTCTTCAGCCAGCATGATGCGCTCATCCATTCCATCGACTATCTATCCGGAGCATCCTTTTCGAAACTATTGAAAGCTCTGCTCTATAAAATTGAGAGAGTTGCACAACGCTTATTAAAAATCGATCCAAGCTCCTATCGACGCAGAATGAAACTTCAGCGCAAAGGAGAATTCATCGATAGACTCAGAAGAATCAAGGGACTTCCTAAGAAGGCCTGA
- a CDS encoding OsmC family protein → MEQISTQARHRTFIYTTNLGDIGQRAGILSSPGKQEIRVSSPPEFKGEDGVWTPEHFFVAAVDSCTMMTFLALARRQGLMVTKYTSQATGVLEFLEGKYSFSKVILEPHIFVEHIVDIRKAKDLLNEAHRTCLIANSIRSEVTMEPVVQWTP, encoded by the coding sequence ATGGAACAAATTAGCACCCAGGCCAGACATCGTACTTTTATCTACACCACGAACTTAGGGGATATTGGACAGCGAGCTGGAATCCTGAGTTCTCCTGGCAAACAAGAAATTCGCGTCTCCAGCCCTCCTGAATTCAAAGGGGAAGATGGTGTATGGACCCCCGAACATTTCTTCGTAGCGGCAGTGGATTCATGCACAATGATGACCTTTCTGGCATTAGCGAGACGTCAAGGCTTGATGGTGACGAAATACACTTCTCAGGCAACTGGAGTTCTCGAATTTTTGGAAGGCAAGTACAGTTTCAGCAAAGTTATTTTGGAGCCTCACATATTTGTGGAGCACATCGTAGATATTAGAAAAGCTAAGGATCTCTTGAATGAAGCGCACCGTACTTGCTTGATTGCAAACTCCATCCGATCAGAAGTGACCATGGAACCGGTCGTTCAGTGGACCCCGTAA
- a CDS encoding tryptophan 7-halogenase: MVQVRQDSADVVVIGGGPGGSTVSTFIAQQGYRVELFEREKFPRFHIGESLIPETYWVLKRLGMLPKMQKSHFVKKYSVQFVNANGKLSAPFYFWDNKPHECSQTWQVARSEFDQMMLNHARENGVKVHEGVRVLNVLFDNDRSTGVTIKMEDGTTRDVKARVVVDASGQNGLLMNKLNLRIWDPVLNKGAIWTYWEGAYRDSGRDEGATMVLQTVTRNGWFWYIPLHNNIVSVGVVAPFDYLFKGRKDYPQTYNEEVERCPPVKERVSNAKRVTGYFATKDYSYRSKQFAGNGWVLVGDAAGFLDPLYSSGVLLALKSGEMAADAIVEGFAKQDTSAAQLGKWGPLFNEGIDRMRRLVCEYYDGFSFGNFVRKYPHLQGTITDILIGDLFTDRVDKVWEPMETLYPPGKTPIPPWNDGTPADKTEDKANELILPEGRRP, encoded by the coding sequence ATGGTTCAGGTTAGGCAGGATTCCGCCGATGTGGTGGTAATTGGGGGCGGACCGGGCGGCTCGACTGTATCCACATTCATTGCACAGCAAGGCTACAGAGTTGAGCTTTTCGAACGCGAGAAGTTCCCGCGGTTTCACATCGGCGAATCGTTGATCCCTGAAACATACTGGGTCTTGAAGCGGCTGGGAATGCTGCCGAAGATGCAGAAGAGTCACTTCGTCAAAAAATACAGCGTGCAATTCGTGAACGCCAACGGAAAACTTTCAGCGCCGTTTTACTTCTGGGATAACAAACCACACGAATGTTCACAGACGTGGCAGGTTGCACGCAGCGAATTCGATCAAATGATGCTCAATCATGCGAGAGAGAATGGCGTAAAAGTTCACGAAGGTGTGCGGGTCCTGAATGTCCTGTTCGACAATGATCGCTCCACCGGCGTGACGATCAAAATGGAAGATGGGACTACACGCGATGTGAAAGCCAGAGTAGTCGTTGATGCGAGCGGCCAGAATGGACTGTTGATGAATAAGCTCAATCTGAGAATCTGGGACCCGGTGCTCAATAAAGGCGCGATCTGGACGTACTGGGAAGGCGCATATCGTGATAGCGGAAGAGATGAAGGCGCAACCATGGTTCTGCAGACCGTAACAAGAAACGGCTGGTTCTGGTACATTCCTTTGCACAACAACATCGTTAGCGTAGGAGTTGTGGCGCCGTTTGATTATCTGTTCAAGGGACGCAAAGATTATCCGCAGACTTACAACGAAGAGGTGGAACGCTGTCCACCGGTAAAAGAGCGAGTGTCGAATGCAAAGCGCGTCACCGGTTATTTTGCTACGAAGGACTACTCGTACCGGTCAAAACAGTTTGCTGGAAATGGTTGGGTACTGGTTGGGGATGCAGCCGGATTTCTGGATCCGTTGTATTCCTCGGGTGTTCTTCTGGCATTGAAATCGGGAGAAATGGCGGCCGATGCAATCGTAGAAGGATTTGCCAAACAAGACACTTCCGCGGCGCAATTGGGCAAATGGGGACCGCTTTTTAACGAAGGAATCGATCGAATGCGGCGTCTTGTCTGCGAATATTATGACGGTTTTAGCTTCGGCAATTTCGTTCGCAAATATCCTCACCTGCAAGGAACCATCACGGACATATTAATCGGCGATCTCTTCACCGACCGTGTGGATAAGGTTTGGGAACCCATGGAAACGCTTTACCCACCGGGAAAAACTCCAATTCCGCCATGGAATGATGGCACACCCGCTGACAAAACTGAAGACAAAGCAAATGAACTGATTCTTCCGGAAGGACGCAGGCCCTGA
- a CDS encoding YciI family protein: MRFMVIIKADKDSEAGVMPAEPLLTEMMNFNEELVKAGIMQAGEGLHPSSKGARVKFSGRKTTVTDGPFVETKELIAGFWIWELPSMADAIAWVKRIPNPQNVDVEIEIRQVFDPKEFGEEFTPELQKQEERLRKQMAAKK; this comes from the coding sequence ATGCGATTCATGGTGATTATCAAAGCCGACAAAGATTCGGAGGCGGGAGTTATGCCGGCCGAACCACTTCTGACCGAAATGATGAACTTCAATGAAGAGCTGGTAAAAGCCGGTATTATGCAGGCTGGAGAGGGACTTCATCCCAGTTCGAAAGGCGCGCGTGTGAAATTCTCAGGTAGAAAAACTACTGTTACCGATGGACCTTTCGTTGAGACAAAAGAATTGATCGCCGGTTTCTGGATCTGGGAGCTTCCCTCAATGGCGGACGCGATTGCATGGGTGAAGAGGATTCCCAACCCGCAGAACGTTGATGTGGAGATCGAAATCCGCCAGGTGTTTGACCCGAAGGAATTCGGAGAGGAGTTCACGCCCGAGCTTCAGAAACAGGAAGAACGCCTCCGCAAACAGATGGCCGCGAAAAAGTAA
- a CDS encoding peptidyl-prolyl cis-trans isomerase — protein MLESIRSRKVFVQIVLGFVILVFIAFYAGDFASVGNDPNRHIAAIGSEQVSLIEYQNMLSLMEEQQKRYFQQTEMTPQMRTFLRKQAVDTLVDRKLLLMEAKKAGVKASEEEVRRKILSSPYFTENGNFVGMEQYRGRVNAIFHMDVPSFESMIAEDIVVSKFDDLLTAGILVSDQELEEQYRKSSLTATIDFVKFSSEGNDVQVTPEEAKAYYDGHKKEFETGELRKIQYLWLSHSSDKNRVQVTDQELKQFYDKNAERFSRPEQVRARHILLKTEGKKEEEIKKLAEDLVKQLRAGGDFAALAKQYSDDTGSKERGGELGSFGRGRMVPEFDKYAFSQEPGKIGDPVKSQFGYHIIQVMEKQPATKFEFALVKEQIYRELSQPKAIQNARDQATKIHEEVTKNKKSFSDIAKIQLVELKTTDYFSKDQELAGLSPSFRESAFALKKEETSEPVAVFQDFAVLQLVDTKPSRQEPFEKVQAKATDKVREQKLAQVSQEKAQAFYASLAGSTDLKAAAEKEKLEVKTSEPFTQEGYIGDLGNAKEVSEKAFAMNTGQISPPVKAEDGYVVFQLKDKKTYDPAEFAKQKDNLRQQLISQKENSFVRAYRDMLRKKYEKEIWINTDVVAPKET, from the coding sequence ATGCTTGAATCAATTCGTTCGCGAAAAGTTTTCGTACAGATCGTTCTGGGTTTTGTGATTTTGGTTTTTATCGCCTTTTATGCCGGCGATTTTGCATCCGTGGGAAATGATCCGAATCGTCACATCGCTGCTATTGGATCGGAACAGGTGAGCCTGATCGAATATCAAAACATGCTGTCTCTCATGGAAGAACAGCAGAAACGGTATTTTCAGCAAACTGAGATGACTCCGCAAATGCGCACCTTTTTAAGAAAACAGGCGGTGGACACACTTGTGGACCGGAAACTTCTTCTAATGGAAGCAAAAAAGGCCGGCGTCAAAGCGTCCGAAGAAGAGGTTCGCAGGAAGATTCTTTCTTCTCCGTACTTCACCGAAAACGGAAACTTCGTGGGAATGGAACAGTATCGCGGCAGAGTGAATGCAATTTTTCATATGGATGTCCCCAGCTTTGAAAGCATGATTGCGGAAGACATCGTGGTTTCCAAATTTGACGATCTGCTTACTGCCGGAATCCTGGTCAGTGACCAGGAACTGGAAGAGCAGTATCGCAAATCGAGCCTCACCGCAACGATCGATTTCGTGAAATTCAGTTCGGAAGGGAACGATGTTCAGGTCACTCCGGAAGAGGCGAAGGCCTACTACGATGGGCACAAAAAAGAATTTGAGACAGGCGAGCTGCGAAAGATTCAATATCTCTGGCTCTCCCATTCCTCCGATAAGAATCGGGTGCAGGTTACTGATCAGGAATTGAAACAATTCTATGATAAAAACGCGGAGCGTTTTTCTCGCCCCGAACAGGTGCGGGCCAGACACATACTTCTGAAGACGGAAGGAAAGAAGGAAGAGGAGATCAAGAAACTGGCGGAAGACCTCGTGAAACAGCTTCGAGCCGGCGGTGATTTTGCGGCTCTGGCAAAGCAATATTCCGACGATACGGGCTCAAAAGAGCGGGGCGGGGAACTTGGTTCCTTTGGTCGTGGCCGTATGGTTCCCGAATTTGACAAGTATGCATTTTCACAGGAGCCTGGAAAAATAGGGGATCCGGTCAAATCACAATTCGGTTATCACATCATTCAGGTAATGGAAAAACAGCCGGCAACGAAATTTGAGTTTGCGCTGGTAAAGGAACAGATTTATCGCGAACTGTCTCAACCGAAAGCGATTCAGAATGCCAGAGATCAGGCAACAAAAATTCACGAAGAGGTCACAAAGAACAAAAAATCATTTTCCGATATTGCAAAGATTCAGCTGGTGGAGCTGAAAACCACGGATTATTTTTCGAAGGATCAGGAACTCGCCGGACTCAGTCCCTCCTTTCGTGAATCCGCTTTTGCATTGAAGAAAGAGGAAACGAGCGAGCCGGTCGCCGTCTTCCAGGACTTTGCGGTCCTGCAGCTGGTCGATACAAAACCATCGCGACAGGAACCGTTTGAAAAAGTGCAAGCGAAGGCGACCGATAAAGTGCGCGAACAGAAACTTGCGCAAGTCTCCCAGGAAAAAGCCCAAGCGTTTTACGCATCTCTTGCGGGTTCTACGGACCTGAAAGCCGCAGCGGAAAAGGAAAAGCTGGAAGTAAAAACGAGCGAGCCTTTTACGCAGGAAGGCTACATTGGCGATCTTGGAAACGCGAAGGAAGTCAGCGAGAAAGCGTTCGCGATGAACACCGGGCAGATCAGTCCTCCTGTAAAAGCGGAAGATGGTTATGTCGTTTTTCAGCTCAAGGACAAGAAAACTTACGATCCTGCGGAGTTTGCGAAGCAAAAAGATAACCTCCGCCAGCAACTGATCTCACAGAAAGAGAATTCTTTTGTTCGCGCCTACCGCGATATGCTCCGCAAAAAATACGAGAAGGAAATCTGGATCAACACAGACGTAGTCGCGCCGAAGGAAACTTAA
- a CDS encoding protein kinase, with protein MLGKDDSLIGKIIGHYKILEKLGAGGMGEVYVAQDTKLSRKIALKVLPPQLAANTDRLQRFEREARAVAALNHPSIVTLFSVEEFQGLNFITMELVQGKNLSNLIPAHGMSLKRFLDLAIPITDAISVAHRQGIIHRDLKPDNIMANEDSRVKILDFGLAKLKPQTSNSSEFEETESDFSASSVTGQGMVLGTVAFMSPEQAEGKEVDHRTDIFSLGIVFYRMLTGQLPFQGASPASLISSILRDVPRSVGDLNAAVPPQISKLVKRCLQKDPDKRYQSTVDIRNELEEIAEEFKSGKTVKSAPIAGRFAWKPIIISSAVFAFVLFAGMATFLILQRSKVQNQNLTTASFQQLTDQPAQELFPSISPDAKNIVFASRALQNWDIYLQRIGGKNPINLTKDSEFDDTQPAFSPDGERIVFRSEREGGGLFLMGSTGESVLRLTDSGYNPAWSSDGKEIIFATLNISLSTRRPTTSELWGIGIATQKKRLLFKGDAVQPNCSPHGDRIAFWAQAKESSQADIFTISFNGGQPVSLTNDAAVDWNPVWSPDGNFIYFCSDRGGSMNIWKIPVDEKSGKALGQPQPVTTGVAAESEHLSLSQDGRHIAYVARVETKNILRIGFDALKKTSQGEPSWVTQGSKLVAFPDASPDNSWIAFVSEGKQEDLFIAHPDGTGTRQLTDDAYKDRAPRWYPDGKSIAFFSNRSGKYEIWTIHPDGSGLKQLTHYPGAHYPVWSPDGMRITFSHHAPNGTFIFQPHTNQIERLPSLPDASQTFEAWSWSPDGKQVAGIRHLENGDHVGIMVYSFATGKLDSLTNFRGVADLAKR; from the coding sequence ATGCTTGGTAAAGACGATTCTCTTATCGGCAAAATCATCGGTCACTACAAGATCCTTGAGAAACTTGGCGCCGGAGGAATGGGCGAGGTTTACGTTGCTCAGGACACGAAGTTGTCGCGAAAGATTGCGCTGAAAGTTTTACCACCCCAACTCGCAGCAAATACCGATCGTCTCCAACGCTTTGAGCGGGAAGCCAGGGCGGTAGCCGCGTTGAATCATCCGAGTATCGTTACTCTGTTTTCGGTTGAAGAATTTCAGGGGCTCAACTTCATTACGATGGAGCTGGTTCAGGGGAAAAACCTATCGAACTTGATTCCGGCCCATGGGATGTCATTGAAACGGTTTCTGGATTTAGCCATTCCGATTACGGATGCGATCAGCGTAGCGCATCGGCAAGGAATTATCCATCGCGATTTGAAACCTGACAACATTATGGCGAATGAGGATAGTCGGGTAAAAATTCTGGATTTTGGACTTGCAAAGTTAAAACCGCAAACATCGAATTCCAGCGAATTTGAAGAGACTGAATCCGATTTCTCTGCTAGCTCGGTTACCGGGCAAGGTATGGTTCTCGGAACAGTTGCCTTTATGTCACCGGAACAAGCGGAAGGCAAAGAGGTCGATCATCGCACCGACATTTTTTCTCTGGGCATAGTTTTCTATCGGATGCTGACGGGTCAGTTACCTTTTCAGGGAGCTTCACCCGCTTCGTTGATTTCATCGATCCTCCGTGACGTCCCCCGTTCGGTTGGCGATCTAAACGCGGCGGTGCCGCCTCAGATTAGCAAGCTCGTAAAACGCTGTCTGCAAAAAGATCCTGATAAACGCTACCAGAGCACCGTAGATATTCGAAATGAACTCGAAGAAATAGCAGAAGAATTCAAATCTGGCAAAACGGTAAAATCAGCCCCGATCGCTGGTCGCTTCGCCTGGAAACCTATTATCATTTCCTCTGCGGTGTTTGCTTTCGTTCTTTTCGCCGGGATGGCCACATTTTTGATTCTTCAGCGAAGTAAAGTGCAAAACCAAAATCTAACCACGGCGAGTTTTCAGCAGCTTACCGATCAACCTGCTCAGGAATTATTCCCAAGCATTTCTCCGGATGCAAAAAACATTGTGTTCGCGAGTAGAGCTCTGCAAAATTGGGACATTTATTTGCAGAGGATTGGCGGCAAGAACCCGATCAATCTGACCAAGGATAGCGAATTTGATGATACGCAACCTGCTTTTTCACCCGATGGTGAAAGGATCGTGTTTCGATCGGAACGCGAAGGGGGTGGTTTATTCCTGATGGGTTCGACCGGGGAATCAGTGTTGCGGTTAACCGATTCTGGTTACAATCCCGCCTGGTCTTCGGATGGCAAGGAAATTATTTTTGCCACATTAAATATTTCTCTTTCAACAAGACGACCCACAACAAGTGAGTTATGGGGCATCGGCATCGCGACCCAAAAGAAACGACTCCTCTTCAAAGGAGATGCAGTTCAGCCGAACTGCTCACCGCATGGCGACAGAATCGCTTTCTGGGCTCAGGCAAAAGAAAGCAGTCAAGCCGACATTTTTACAATTTCTTTCAACGGTGGTCAGCCGGTTTCTCTTACCAATGATGCTGCTGTTGATTGGAATCCGGTTTGGTCGCCGGATGGAAATTTCATTTATTTTTGCAGCGATCGTGGTGGAAGTATGAATATTTGGAAGATTCCAGTTGATGAGAAATCGGGAAAAGCCCTTGGTCAACCTCAGCCGGTCACGACGGGAGTTGCAGCAGAGAGCGAGCATCTCAGTCTTTCTCAAGATGGGCGTCACATCGCTTATGTTGCACGTGTGGAAACAAAAAATATTTTGAGAATCGGTTTTGATGCTCTTAAAAAAACCTCTCAGGGGGAACCCAGCTGGGTGACGCAGGGCTCTAAGCTCGTTGCATTTCCGGATGCTTCTCCCGATAACAGTTGGATTGCTTTTGTTTCTGAAGGAAAGCAGGAAGATCTTTTCATAGCTCATCCGGATGGAACAGGGACTCGCCAGTTAACTGATGACGCTTATAAGGATCGCGCGCCGCGCTGGTATCCCGATGGGAAATCGATTGCTTTTTTTTCAAACCGAAGCGGTAAGTACGAGATTTGGACGATTCATCCGGATGGTAGCGGACTCAAGCAACTAACGCATTATCCCGGCGCACATTATCCAGTATGGTCACCCGACGGTATGAGAATAACGTTCTCTCATCACGCACCAAATGGCACCTTTATCTTTCAACCGCATACGAACCAAATCGAACGGCTGCCATCACTTCCCGATGCCAGTCAAACCTTTGAAGCCTGGTCCTGGTCGCCCGATGGCAAACAAGTTGCCGGGATTCGTCATCTTGAAAATGGTGATCATGTCGGCATAATGGTGTACTCTTTTGCGACCGGAAAACTTGATTCTCTTACCAATTTCAGGGGAGTGGCCGATCTGGCTAAAAGATAA